In Apostichopus japonicus isolate 1M-3 chromosome 5, ASM3797524v1, whole genome shotgun sequence, a single window of DNA contains:
- the LOC139968118 gene encoding pantothenate kinase 3-like isoform X2, with the protein MPSRSRKFQVEKGQPAMPWFGVDIGGTLAKLVYFEPNDVLPGDNDPDVEPDALETIQHYLKSNTAYGDTGVRDVYLEIPNVTVLGHTGSLHFIRFPTYEMETFLHLVKEKKLSSLAEVIHATGGGAFKFEKDFFNIVNMKLQKHDELNCLIHGIHFIDRLIPNECYYWNHSDPRNPESSVKTPYDFRDPYPYLVVNIGSGVSILAVHSQTDFQRVSGTSLGGGTFLGLCCLLTGCETFEEAIDMATQGDNQKVDKLVRDIYGGAYNRFGLPGSTVASSFGFMHRKEKREEASKADLARATLVTITNNIGSLAMMTAMNLKLTRVVFVGNFLRVNPIAMKLLAYAMDYWSGGALKALFLEHEGYFGSVGAFLQLMGYSHESSNTDIISSPHKEQNGSHSSGREVDTETDSTASQ; encoded by the exons ATGCCTTCCAGGTCGAGAAAATTTCAGGTGGAGAAAGGCCAACCAG CTATGCCATGGTTTGGTGTGGACATAGGCGGTACTCTTGCCAAGTTGGTGTACTTCGAGCCAAACGACGTCCTCCCAGGGGACAATGACCCCGATGTGGAACCAGATGCCCTAGAAACGATTCAACACTACCTCAAGTCAAACACTGCCTACGGTGACACAGGTGTCCGGGACGTGTACCTGGAGATACCCAACGTGACCGTACTGGGTCACACGGGGTCACTCCATTTCATTAGATTCCCCACTTACGAGATGGAGACATTCCTGCATCTGGTGAAAGAGAAGAAGTTGTCCAGTTTGGCAGAAGTCATCCATGCCACTGGTGGTGGCgcattcaaatttgaaaaagacTTCTTTAAT ATCGTAAACATGAAACTACAGAAACACGATGAACTCAACTGTCTGATTCATGGAATTCATTTCATCGACCGGTTGATCCCCAACGAGTGTTACTACTGGAACCACTCTGACCCGCGTAACCCAGAGAGCAGTGTCAAAACGCCGTATGACTTTCGTGACCCTTACCCTTATCTGGTCGTAAACATAGGCTCAGGGGTCAGCATCCTAGCAGTACATTCCCAAACTGATTTTCAAAGAGTTTCTGGAACAAG TCTGGGGGGAGGTACATTTCTAGGTCTATGCTGTCTTCTCACCGGCTGTGAAACGTTTGAAGAAGCCATTGACATGGCTACTCAGGGGGACAACCAAAAGGTGGACAAGTTAGTGCGAGATATATATGGAGGAGCCTACAACAGGTTTGGATTGCCAGGAAGCACAGTAGCCAGCAG CTTTGGATTTATGCATCgaaaagagaagagagaggaAGCTTCAAAAGCTGATCTAGCCCGAGCAACTCTTGTTACGATCACAAACAATATCGGCTCTCTGGCTATGATGACTGCCATGAATTTG AAATTAACTCGTGTAGTATTTGTGGGCAATTTCCTGAGAGTTAACCCAATAGCAATGAAGCTCTTGGCCTACGCAATGGATTATTGGTCGGGAGGCGCATTAAAAGCTCTCTTCCTAGAGCATGAG GGCTATTTTGGATCCGTAGGTGCCTTCCTTCAACTCATGGGTTATTCCCACGAAAGCAGCAACACAGATATCATCTCATCACCTCACAAGGAGCAAAATGGCAGCCACAGCAGCGGCAGAGAGGTAGATACGGAGACAGACTCAACCGCATCTCAGTGA
- the LOC139968121 gene encoding coelenterazine h 2-monooxygenase-like: MIRIMERLQHVSRLNVLTSHLRNNVVLVSANHMSSSTPVITADQWWSTHKRVKILDGEMSYYDSDPTQEKSSRTAVFLHGNPTSSYLWRHIIPRVEGFARCLAPDLIGMGRSSKIPDLMYTYDDQYKYLSKWFESLNLKNKITIICHDWGSGLGLHWLHQNQQKVEGVVYFEGVIGVAKSLKSFPDISRDIFGSLRSEAGEEMVLKKNFFVERLLPNAILRELDPVEMDAYLEPFREVGESRRPTLTWPRQIPFRDTGPQNVVEIVDAYTKWLSESKDFPKMFIDGQPGFFSAGLRKQTKDWPYQRVVKVKGLHFLQEDAPIEIGDAVKDFMQSLPM, encoded by the exons ATGATTAGAATCATGGAACGACTTCAACATGTTTCTCGGTTGAACGTTTTGACCTCTCATTTGCGAAATAATGTCGTCCTCGTATCAGCTAACCACATGAGCTCCTCTACGCCCGTGATTACGGCAGACCAATGGTGGTCAACACACAAACGGGTCAAGATCTTAGATGGCGAAATGAGCTACTATGACTCCGACCCAACACAAGAAAAGTCATCGAGAACAGCAGTATTTCTTCATGGGAATCCGACATCGTCCTATCTGTGGAGACATATCATTCCACGAGTAGAAGGGTTTGCCCGCTGTTTGGCACCTGATTTGATTGGCATGGGAAGGTCGAGTAAAATCCCTGACTTGATGTACACCTATGATGACCAGTACAAATACCTCTCAAAGTGGTTTGAATCTTTAAACCTGAAAAATAAG attacAATAATCTGTCATGATTGGGGCTCAGGTTTAGGTCTCCACTGGCTTCATCAGAACCAACAGAAAGTGGAAGGTGTTGTCTATTTTGAGGGCGTTATTGGAGTTGCTAAGAGCTTAAAGAGTTTTCCTGATATCTCTAGAGATATCTTTGGATCTTTGAGATCTGAAGCAGGAGAAGAAATGGTCCTCAAGAAGAACTTCTTTGTGGAGCGTCTTCTACCAAACGCAATCCTGAGAGAGTTAGATCCAGTGGAAATGGATGCGTACCTTGAACCTTTCAGAGAAGTCGGGGAATCGCGTCGTCCCACGTTAACATGGCCACGCCAAATACCCTTCCGTGATACGGGACCGCAGAATGTGGTGGAAATAGTCGATGCCTATACCAAATGGTTGTCCGAGTCGAAGGACTTTCCAAAAATGTTTATCGATGGACAACCTGGTTTCTTCAGTGCGGGATTGCGAAAGCAGACAAAAGACTGGCCATACCAGAGAGTTGTCAAGGTTAAAGGTCTTCACTTTCTGCAAGAGGATGCTCCAATTGAGATCGGCGATGCAGTGAAGGATTTCATGCAATCATTACCCATGTAG
- the LOC139968117 gene encoding heme A synthase COX15-like isoform X2, with protein sequence MTAEAVVLGGVTRLTESGLSMTDWHLVKGMKPPSSQEEWIAEFERYKEFPEFKYVHKDITLEDFKFIFGMEYAHRMWGRAIGLAFILPGAYFWRKGWISKAMKPRVLIFGSLLVFQGLLGWFMVKSGLEEPNPTDIPRVSQYRLASHLGSAFVLYSLMLWSGLSHILKPQQIVNSKNLSLLRKCAHGSMALIFTTALSGAFVAGLDAGLVYNSFPKMADRWIPSDIMNFSPKWKNIFENPTTVQFNHRILGVSTASAVTALWILARRVPLPARASLAMNCMLGMVAVQITLGISTLLLYVPTSLAAAHQSGSLTLLSIALWFAHELRKIPK encoded by the exons ATGACGGCGGAAGCAGTGGTCCTTGGGGGTGTCACGAG GTTAACAGAATCTGGTCTTTCAATGACTGACTGGCACCTTGTTAAAGGTATGAAGCCTCCAAGTTCTCAGGAGGAATGGATAGCTGAGTTTGAAAGATACAAAGAGTTCCCTGAATTCAAATA CGTCCACAAGGATATTACACTGGAAGATTTCAAGTTTATATTCGGCATGGAGTACGCTCATCGGATGTGGGGTAGAGCAATCGGCTTAGCTTTCATCCTTCCCGGGGCCTATTTCTGGAGGAAGGGATGGATTAGTAAAGCAATGAAACCGAGGGTGCTAATATTTGGATCATTGTTGGTGTTTCAG GGTCTTCTGGGATGGTTTATGGTAAAGAGTGGTTTAGAAGAACCCAACCCAACAGACATTCCCAGAGTTAGTCAGTATCGGCTGGCCTCTCACCTCGGCTCCGCTTTTGTCCTTTACTCCCTCATGCTCTGGTCTGGACTCTCCCACATTTTAAAGCCGCAACAG attgtcaACAGCAAGAATCTTTCACTGTTAAGAAAGTGTGCACATGGTAGCATGGCTCTTATATTTACCACTGCCCTGTCAG GTGCATTTGTGGCTGGTCTTGATGCCGGTCTCGTCTACAATTCATTTCCAAAAATGGCTGACAGATGGATTCCATCTGACATCATGAATTTTTCACCAAAATGGaagaatatatttgaaaaccCGACCACAGTGCAATTTAATCACAGAATATTG GGAGTGAGTACAGCGAGTGCAGTCACAGCATTGTGGATTCTAGCGAGGAGGGTGCCCTTACCTGCTAGAGCCAGTCTTGCCATGAACTGCATGCTGGGAATGGTAGCAGTACAG ATCACACTTGGCATATCAACATTGCTTCTCTATGTACCAACCAGCTTGGCAGCAGCCCACCAGTCTGGCTCCCTCACTTTATTATCTATAGCTCTCTGGTTTGCACATGAGCTCAGGAAAATCCCAAAGTAA
- the LOC139968118 gene encoding pantothenate kinase 3-like isoform X1 — MSGSPSASSSGSLPAGFPNGPSSKKPSMPWFGVDIGGTLAKLVYFEPNDVLPGDNDPDVEPDALETIQHYLKSNTAYGDTGVRDVYLEIPNVTVLGHTGSLHFIRFPTYEMETFLHLVKEKKLSSLAEVIHATGGGAFKFEKDFFNIVNMKLQKHDELNCLIHGIHFIDRLIPNECYYWNHSDPRNPESSVKTPYDFRDPYPYLVVNIGSGVSILAVHSQTDFQRVSGTSLGGGTFLGLCCLLTGCETFEEAIDMATQGDNQKVDKLVRDIYGGAYNRFGLPGSTVASSFGFMHRKEKREEASKADLARATLVTITNNIGSLAMMTAMNLKLTRVVFVGNFLRVNPIAMKLLAYAMDYWSGGALKALFLEHEGYFGSVGAFLQLMGYSHESSNTDIISSPHKEQNGSHSSGREVDTETDSTASQ, encoded by the exons ATGAGTGGAAGTCCATCAGCCTCTAGCAGTGGATCACTCCCGGCAGGTTTTCCAAATGGTCCATCCAGCAAGAAACCAT CTATGCCATGGTTTGGTGTGGACATAGGCGGTACTCTTGCCAAGTTGGTGTACTTCGAGCCAAACGACGTCCTCCCAGGGGACAATGACCCCGATGTGGAACCAGATGCCCTAGAAACGATTCAACACTACCTCAAGTCAAACACTGCCTACGGTGACACAGGTGTCCGGGACGTGTACCTGGAGATACCCAACGTGACCGTACTGGGTCACACGGGGTCACTCCATTTCATTAGATTCCCCACTTACGAGATGGAGACATTCCTGCATCTGGTGAAAGAGAAGAAGTTGTCCAGTTTGGCAGAAGTCATCCATGCCACTGGTGGTGGCgcattcaaatttgaaaaagacTTCTTTAAT ATCGTAAACATGAAACTACAGAAACACGATGAACTCAACTGTCTGATTCATGGAATTCATTTCATCGACCGGTTGATCCCCAACGAGTGTTACTACTGGAACCACTCTGACCCGCGTAACCCAGAGAGCAGTGTCAAAACGCCGTATGACTTTCGTGACCCTTACCCTTATCTGGTCGTAAACATAGGCTCAGGGGTCAGCATCCTAGCAGTACATTCCCAAACTGATTTTCAAAGAGTTTCTGGAACAAG TCTGGGGGGAGGTACATTTCTAGGTCTATGCTGTCTTCTCACCGGCTGTGAAACGTTTGAAGAAGCCATTGACATGGCTACTCAGGGGGACAACCAAAAGGTGGACAAGTTAGTGCGAGATATATATGGAGGAGCCTACAACAGGTTTGGATTGCCAGGAAGCACAGTAGCCAGCAG CTTTGGATTTATGCATCgaaaagagaagagagaggaAGCTTCAAAAGCTGATCTAGCCCGAGCAACTCTTGTTACGATCACAAACAATATCGGCTCTCTGGCTATGATGACTGCCATGAATTTG AAATTAACTCGTGTAGTATTTGTGGGCAATTTCCTGAGAGTTAACCCAATAGCAATGAAGCTCTTGGCCTACGCAATGGATTATTGGTCGGGAGGCGCATTAAAAGCTCTCTTCCTAGAGCATGAG GGCTATTTTGGATCCGTAGGTGCCTTCCTTCAACTCATGGGTTATTCCCACGAAAGCAGCAACACAGATATCATCTCATCACCTCACAAGGAGCAAAATGGCAGCCACAGCAGCGGCAGAGAGGTAGATACGGAGACAGACTCAACCGCATCTCAGTGA
- the LOC139968117 gene encoding heme A synthase COX15-like isoform X1, with translation MYKLFIYNYYITLKYRTFSNVLHQPVTVRSIKGLILLATKQGLRMMSFSLRIPMAAARSLPTKCWNCSSLRSFHNPSQRSVPPNRFLQWRRTFQPKVNEIQCKRVQHTITAQASQGRTRSEKIVGGWLLTCCGMTAEAVVLGGVTRLTESGLSMTDWHLVKGMKPPSSQEEWIAEFERYKEFPEFKYVHKDITLEDFKFIFGMEYAHRMWGRAIGLAFILPGAYFWRKGWISKAMKPRVLIFGSLLVFQGLLGWFMVKSGLEEPNPTDIPRVSQYRLASHLGSAFVLYSLMLWSGLSHILKPQQIVNSKNLSLLRKCAHGSMALIFTTALSGAFVAGLDAGLVYNSFPKMADRWIPSDIMNFSPKWKNIFENPTTVQFNHRILGVSTASAVTALWILARRVPLPARASLAMNCMLGMVAVQITLGISTLLLYVPTSLAAAHQSGSLTLLSIALWFAHELRKIPK, from the exons ATGTATAAATTGTTCATATATAACTATTATATAACATTGAAATACCGCACTTTCAGTAACGTTCTTCATCAACCGGTGACTGTTCGATCCATAAAAGGACTTATTTTGTTAGCGACTAAACAAGGACTGAGAATGATGTCTTTTTCATTGAGAATTCCGATGGCAGCGGCA AGGAGTCTCCCAACAAAATGCTGGAACTGTAGCTCACTTCGCTCTTTTCATAATCCATCTCAAAGAAGTGTTCCGCCCAACCGTTTTCTCCAGTGGAGGAGGACCTTCCAACCAAAG GTCAATGAAATACAATGCAAGAGAGTACAACACACCATAACAGCGCAAGCATCTCAGGGCCGTACCAGATCAGAGAAGATTGTTGGTGGGTGGCTTCTAACCTGTTGTGGCATGACGGCGGAAGCAGTGGTCCTTGGGGGTGTCACGAG GTTAACAGAATCTGGTCTTTCAATGACTGACTGGCACCTTGTTAAAGGTATGAAGCCTCCAAGTTCTCAGGAGGAATGGATAGCTGAGTTTGAAAGATACAAAGAGTTCCCTGAATTCAAATA CGTCCACAAGGATATTACACTGGAAGATTTCAAGTTTATATTCGGCATGGAGTACGCTCATCGGATGTGGGGTAGAGCAATCGGCTTAGCTTTCATCCTTCCCGGGGCCTATTTCTGGAGGAAGGGATGGATTAGTAAAGCAATGAAACCGAGGGTGCTAATATTTGGATCATTGTTGGTGTTTCAG GGTCTTCTGGGATGGTTTATGGTAAAGAGTGGTTTAGAAGAACCCAACCCAACAGACATTCCCAGAGTTAGTCAGTATCGGCTGGCCTCTCACCTCGGCTCCGCTTTTGTCCTTTACTCCCTCATGCTCTGGTCTGGACTCTCCCACATTTTAAAGCCGCAACAG attgtcaACAGCAAGAATCTTTCACTGTTAAGAAAGTGTGCACATGGTAGCATGGCTCTTATATTTACCACTGCCCTGTCAG GTGCATTTGTGGCTGGTCTTGATGCCGGTCTCGTCTACAATTCATTTCCAAAAATGGCTGACAGATGGATTCCATCTGACATCATGAATTTTTCACCAAAATGGaagaatatatttgaaaaccCGACCACAGTGCAATTTAATCACAGAATATTG GGAGTGAGTACAGCGAGTGCAGTCACAGCATTGTGGATTCTAGCGAGGAGGGTGCCCTTACCTGCTAGAGCCAGTCTTGCCATGAACTGCATGCTGGGAATGGTAGCAGTACAG ATCACACTTGGCATATCAACATTGCTTCTCTATGTACCAACCAGCTTGGCAGCAGCCCACCAGTCTGGCTCCCTCACTTTATTATCTATAGCTCTCTGGTTTGCACATGAGCTCAGGAAAATCCCAAAGTAA